In Streptomyces sp. TS71-3, the following proteins share a genomic window:
- a CDS encoding helix-turn-helix transcriptional regulator produces the protein MRQSPTVPAPDVSGGGDSDIAAVGSLVADPGRCRILLALDDGRALPASRLAAEAGVSAATASSHLGKLTAGGLLTVEAHGRHRYYRLAGPEVGELIEALQRLAPAAPVRSLRQSSRARALRQARTCYDHVAGRLGVELMRAMIERGYVAGGDGTYDPAVAVEDGRTGYGKDVEYVLTGAGRSFLAEFGARIPERRRLMRYCVDWSEQRHHLSGAVGRGLLDRLLELHWVRRSGDSRAVFVTEEGGAGFARVFGVRV, from the coding sequence CGTCGGCTCGCTGGTGGCCGACCCCGGACGGTGCCGGATCCTGCTGGCGCTGGACGACGGCCGGGCGCTGCCGGCGAGCCGGCTCGCCGCGGAGGCCGGGGTGAGCGCCGCGACGGCCAGCTCCCACCTGGGCAAGCTGACCGCCGGAGGCCTGCTGACCGTCGAGGCGCACGGGCGCCACCGGTACTACCGGCTCGCCGGGCCCGAGGTGGGGGAGCTGATCGAGGCCCTCCAGCGGCTGGCGCCGGCCGCACCCGTGCGGTCGCTCAGGCAGAGCAGCAGGGCGCGGGCGCTGCGCCAGGCGCGCACCTGCTACGACCACGTCGCAGGGCGGCTCGGCGTGGAGCTGATGCGGGCGATGATCGAGCGCGGGTACGTGGCGGGCGGCGACGGCACGTACGACCCCGCGGTCGCCGTCGAGGACGGGCGCACCGGGTACGGAAAGGACGTGGAGTACGTGCTGACCGGCGCCGGGCGGTCGTTCCTCGCGGAGTTCGGGGCGCGGATTCCCGAGCGGCGGCGCCTGATGCGGTACTGCGTCGACTGGAGCGAGCAGCGGCACCACCTGTCGGGGGCCGTGGGGCGCGGGCTTCTCGACCGCCTGCTCGAACTCCACTGGGTGCGGCGCTCCGGGGACAGCCGGGCGGTGTTCGTCACGGAGGAGGGCGGGGCCGGGTTCGCGCGGGTCTTCGGGGTGCGGGTGTAA